GGGCCAGCACCGCAGCTGCTCCATAAGCGAGCGGAAGACCGGCTGCGATCAGGGGCCATTTTAGAGAAAAAGACAGAGAAAATGCAGTTCTGCACCACACCAGAATGCCTTCCTCTCCAGACCGCTTCAGGCTGATTAATGTGCCGAGCAGCGGGCCGAAGGAGCCGAGATAGAACTGGCTGGGCAAGACCGGCAGGCCAGCTGCGAACTGTTTGTTAAGCAGCAGCGGCAGCCAGCAGAGCTAGGTGAACCCGAAGGTGACCAGCATGAAGAGGGTCAGCCTGCTTTTGGACGGAGAATCCGATTTGACGATAGACTGCATTGGATCAGACCCCTAAATCACCGGATGTGCTTCATTTATTGTTGTAGAGGGTAGCCTCCGGGGAGTCTGCGGCAAAGATCACAGATCCCGCCTGTAATCAGCCGATCGACACATTGTAAGTCTTCAGCCACAGGTTGACCTGGGCCAGATAAGCGAATAATTGCGGGCCGGACATCAGCTGGCCGAACCATGGCAGATTGGTCGAAGACTCTGGTGACGCGGCGATTTCCCGGATTTTGGCCGGATCAATGAGCGGGAGGATAGGGGAGGAGGGATCGTCCAGAATGCTCAGCACCTGTGAGCGCACCTTGTTCAGATAGGCAGGGTTATGCGTTTTGGGGTACGGGCTTTTTTTGCGGTAGAGCACATCGTCCGGCAGTACGCCCTCCAGCGCCTTGCGCAGAATGCCTTTCTCCCGGTTGCCTGTCATCTTAATTTCCCATGGAATGTTAAAAACATATTGCACCAGCCGGTGGTCACAATACGGAACGCGTACCTCCAGTCCCACGCCCATGCTCATCCGGTCCTTGCGGTCCAGCAGGGTCGGCATGAAGCGGGTAATGTTGAGATAGGACATCACACGCATCTGTGCCTGTTTGCCGGTCTCACCGTCAAGCTTCGGTACCTCGGCCACCGCGTCGCTGTACCGGTCTCCTAAATATTCCAGCGGACGTATCCACTCCCGGATTTCCGGCGATAATAATCCGGCACGCATGTTGGGTGCCACTGACCAGGGGAAGGTACCGGAGGATAACATCTCCTCACGGTGGAACCAGGGATAGCCGCCGAAGATTTCGTCTGCTGCTTCGCCTGAGATGGCTACGGTGGCTTTCTTTTTGATCTCCTGGCAGAACAAATAGAGTGAGGAATCCACGTCGGTCATCCCCGGCAAATCGCGGGAGTACAGGGCATTATCGAGTGCGGCTGCCAGCTCCGGTGTGTCAAAAGCGATATAGTGATGGTTCGTGTCCAGCTCGTCGACCATCCGCTGAATCCAGGGACCGTCGGCTCCGGGCTGGAAGGTATGGCTTTTGAAATGCTTGTCGTTGTCTACATAATCGACTGAGAAGGTATCGACCCGGCCCTGGCCGGTCCGCTTGTAATAATCTACGGCAAGCGCGGTCAGGGCGCTGGAGTCCAGTCCGCCGGAGAGCAGTGAGCAGACAGGGACATCAGAGACCAGCTGGCGCTCCAGCGTATCCTGAAGCAATTCGCGCACCCGTGCTGCCGTCTCATCCACGTTATCGGTATGCCGGACACTCTCCAGCTTCCAGTAGGCATAGCTGCGGATTCCGCTGCGGCTGTAAATCATGGCATGACCCGGGCGAAGCTCGAATATATCTTTGTATACCCCTTGTCCCGGAGTCCGTGCCGGACCGATTATGAAAATCTCGGCCAGACCCTCCGGTCCGACCTTCGGCTGGACGAGGGGATGCTGCAGCAGCGCCTTGGGCTCCGACCCGAAGACGAAAACGTCATCGACTTGGCTGTAGAACAGCGGCTTCACGCCCAGGCGGTCACGAGCCAGGAATACCTGATCGCGTAGGCTGTCCCAGACGGCAAAGGCGAAGATGCCATTGAGCTTCTCCGTGCAATCCGGCCCCCATTCGATGTAGGCATGCAGCAGAACCTCGGTATCGCATTCCGTGAGAAAATGATGCCCGCGCTGCTTCAGCTCTTTTTTCAGCTCAGGGGCATTATATAGCTCGCCGTTATATACTATTGCGTACAGCTTATCTTCATGGCGGGCAATCATCGGTTGTGCACCATTCTCAGGATCGATGACGCTGAGTCGGCGGTGACCGAAGGCAATAGGTCCTGAAATCCAGGTTCCGGCTGCATCCGGTCCGCGGTTGGCTAACGTTTCGGTCATTCTGACGAGCAGTTGCGAGTGCCCTGTAAGATCACCGCGCCACTGGACAAATCCGGTTATTCCGCACATGTCTGATTCATCCTCTCTTTTGTGCGATTGTTGTCTGTCCTTTCTTTTTTGCCAAGTAATACAGATATATGCCGATTGAAGGGATAAAATGTATGTCCTTATCCGAACACTAGGGGAGAGGGAAATTTGCCAGGAGGGATGATGACAAGTGTATTACATTAAAGACGCCAAAATCCGCAGAATGACTGATTACGACGGTGCGCCTTGCGCAGAGGTTGGCGTATTGCCTGGAGCTGTGGGCGATTCCGCGCTGCTGGTGTATATTGTTGAGGATCAGCGCGAGGAGGGCTATGAAATTGTCCGGATTCTGACGAATGATGCGGATACGGCCACCGACTGGTTCGACAATAATCTGCATGATGCCTTCCAGGACGTTACGGTCAGCGGCTTCACCGGCAGCACCGTGATGACCCCGGAGGATGAACGCTCCAAGTTCCAGCGCGAGCTGCTGATCTTCGGCGATCTGAAGCGGCAGCTGGGCGAGCATTTCCGGCAGGTTCCCTGAGTCCGCATCTTCCGCAGTTCATGTCCAGGCTTGAATATAGAGCAGGAGGCTTTCCGTATCACGTCACGGGAAGCTTCTTAACTGGAAGAGTTTGGTCTTGCTAATTCTGGCGAATCAGGTATAATAAATAACGTTGCATTAATACATAACTATTTAAAAGCTTTGGTTGTCCCACGTTACTCTACGTGTCCCGGTAGCTCAGTTGGATAGAGCATGCGCCTTCTAAGCGCACGGTCGGGGGTTCGAATCCCTTCCGGGACGTATATGAAACAGCCCTCCATATGGAGGGCTGTTTCAGCGTCCGGAGGATGAGAACCCAACGCGTCAGCGAGGGGACGTTGGAGCATCAGCTTCGATAGCACTACTTCGCAATCAGCCCAAATGGGCTGTATCCCTTCCGGGACGTCATAACAGCAGCCTTCCTTCGGGAGGGCTGCTTTGTTGTTTGGAGGATGCGAAATACATAACATTATTAAAGCTCAAAAACCATTCATCCCCAAGTAGCGTTCTTAGTACGCACAATTTAGCATGGACTACCTGTCGCTGAATTTACTGAATGCAGCCCAAATAAGCGAATGTAATGTATAAGTTCCTCTGAGTTCACCAGATTTGAGCAAAATGAGCGTATGAGGTGCAGAAGTGCACCTCATTACACAGGATGCACGCAGAAGTGTGCGGATGGAGAAGGGGGAGCCGTGCAAGCTGCACGGACCCGCATAGGTTGCTGCTCATTCATCCGCTAGAGCGATTGGTTCTTAAGAGGATGAAGGATCGGTGTGTCTACATCCGCTCTGGCTTAGGCAGACCGAGCACATCCAATGCTTCGCCCAGCGTATCGGTGAAGCTGCGGGTCAGCCACAGGCGGAAGGTGATGCTGGCTTCCCCGCCTTTGAGAATCGGACAAGCTGAGTAGAAGTTACTGAACAACGAGGCCAGGGAATAGGCATAGTTACAAATCGTATTCGGCGTAAGCTCCCGGCTTGCTGTATAGAGTGTGTCCTGCCACAAGCTGAGCTGTCTCAGCAGGGCAAGCTCAGCTGCTTCGAGCTGCGCCGGGAACAGAGGCGCCCCGCCCACGCCTGACTCTCCAGCGCCAGACCCGCCAGCGCCAGACTCTCCAGCGCCAGCCCCGCCCACGCCAGCCCCGCCAGCGCCAGCCCCGCCAGCGCCAGCCCCGCCAGCGCCAGACCCGCCAGCGCCAGACCCGCCAGCGCGAGACTCGCCCACGCCACCCGTCGCAGCCTTACTAAGTACGCGCTGCGCCCGGGCGTAGGCGTACATCAGGTAAACGCCGGTGTTGCCGGAGATTTCCATCGCTTGTTTGAAGTCGAACACAATCTCGGTGCCCAGATTGAAGCGCAGCAGGTAGTAACGGATGGCAGCGGTGGCGATGAGCCTGCTGGATAGGCCGTTTTTATCCGAACGGGTGGATTCAATCATGTCTTCCATGAGCCGGACCAGTTCGGTTACCTTAATGCCGATTCCCTGGCGCCCGGACATGGCGTAGGAGCTTTTGCCGCTGGAGGTATCAATGCCCAGACTGGCTGCAGAAGCGGGACTCAGCGAGACCACCCCATAGCTGACATGATGCAGCGCGTCTGCCTGCGCACCGAATCCCAGTGCCTTGAGCGCCTGCTTGACCATCAGCTGCGGGTATTCCTGCCGGTAATCGATGACGTTCACGACCTGGTCCGCCCGTCCAAAAGGCAGAGCCTGTCCGCTCAAGCCGGTCGTCCACAGCCCGCTCTGAAATTCGCTGTAGCTGAAATCCTTCTCCAGCAGTCCGAACTTCCACAGATGATAGGCGATGTCCTTGGCGGTATAGGTCAGAATTCCGTTCGAGCGCACCAGCACCTTATCCTTCTGATGCTCCTCCTGCATGTCCGGTGCAGCGTCTTCAGCGGGTTGCTTCAGAATCCAGCAGCCTGCCAGCTTGCCTTCGGTCTCCTGCACGAAGATCTTCGTCTGCGACAGCAGCTCGAACGCGGAGGCCCAAAAGCCCTCCTTCAGAATGCTGCTCTCCCACACCAGCAGATCGTAGTCAATGCCGAACCCCCGCATCTCCTCCACATGCTCTTTCACAATCTGCCCGGCGACGAGGTTGCCAATCCAGGCAGTATTACCATGGCCTTCCTCCAGCGCATGAAGAATCCCGGTCCGTTTCTGCACCATCTCCGGCTGCTGTGCGTACGTTTTGTTAATCTCGGCATAGATGTCCCAGCAGTAGTCTCCGAATCTTACATGCTCTCCCGCCAGCGGAACATTCAGCAGACCGGCAACGGTATCTGCCAGCTGATTGCCGAGATCATCCACATAGTTGTGTACCTCAACAGAA
The window above is part of the Paenibacillus sp. FSL H8-0048 genome. Proteins encoded here:
- the asnB gene encoding asparagine synthase (glutamine-hydrolyzing), producing the protein MCGITGFVQWRGDLTGHSQLLVRMTETLANRGPDAAGTWISGPIAFGHRRLSVIDPENGAQPMIARHEDKLYAIVYNGELYNAPELKKELKQRGHHFLTECDTEVLLHAYIEWGPDCTEKLNGIFAFAVWDSLRDQVFLARDRLGVKPLFYSQVDDVFVFGSEPKALLQHPLVQPKVGPEGLAEIFIIGPARTPGQGVYKDIFELRPGHAMIYSRSGIRSYAYWKLESVRHTDNVDETAARVRELLQDTLERQLVSDVPVCSLLSGGLDSSALTALAVDYYKRTGQGRVDTFSVDYVDNDKHFKSHTFQPGADGPWIQRMVDELDTNHHYIAFDTPELAAALDNALYSRDLPGMTDVDSSLYLFCQEIKKKATVAISGEAADEIFGGYPWFHREEMLSSGTFPWSVAPNMRAGLLSPEIREWIRPLEYLGDRYSDAVAEVPKLDGETGKQAQMRVMSYLNITRFMPTLLDRKDRMSMGVGLEVRVPYCDHRLVQYVFNIPWEIKMTGNREKGILRKALEGVLPDDVLYRKKSPYPKTHNPAYLNKVRSQVLSILDDPSSPILPLIDPAKIREIAASPESSTNLPWFGQLMSGPQLFAYLAQVNLWLKTYNVSIG
- a CDS encoding arginine--tRNA ligase, whose protein sequence is MLSELIQESLKQSVHTIALTLGVPDIAEVHIALEQPASADHGDYSSNIAMQLARPLRKAPLAIAGLIAAELEASGSVHGLVLRTEVAGPGFINMYLDWQAWARAKGNFTLPQHAGGSKVIVEHTSVNPNKSMHIGHLRNSCIGDALVRVLRATGHSVEVHNYVDDLGNQLADTVAGLLNVPLAGEHVRFGDYCWDIYAEINKTYAQQPEMVQKRTGILHALEEGHGNTAWIGNLVAGQIVKEHVEEMRGFGIDYDLLVWESSILKEGFWASAFELLSQTKIFVQETEGKLAGCWILKQPAEDAAPDMQEEHQKDKVLVRSNGILTYTAKDIAYHLWKFGLLEKDFSYSEFQSGLWTTGLSGQALPFGRADQVVNVIDYRQEYPQLMVKQALKALGFGAQADALHHVSYGVVSLSPASAASLGIDTSSGKSSYAMSGRQGIGIKVTELVRLMEDMIESTRSDKNGLSSRLIATAAIRYYLLRFNLGTEIVFDFKQAMEISGNTGVYLMYAYARAQRVLSKAATGGVGESRAGGSGAGGSGAGGAGAGGAGAGGAGVGGAGAGESGAGGSGAGESGVGGAPLFPAQLEAAELALLRQLSLWQDTLYTASRELTPNTICNYAYSLASLFSNFYSACPILKGGEASITFRLWLTRSFTDTLGEALDVLGLPKPERM